The stretch of DNA TAAAGGTTTGGTAAAATAGGCAAATACCTCTGCCAAAATCCGGTCTGTTGTCTCAAAATCATAGGCAATCTGAGGTTTTCCTGGAACATTTGGACAGGAGAGGTTTAGCTCAGTCAGACCACGAAAATCACTCTCTTGGACTTTTTTCAAGATAGTATGGGTTTCCTCTGGAGACATGCCAACTAGAGATAAAAAGAAAGTTCGGTTTGGCTCTTTTTCCTGCAAGTCCAAAAGATAGTCCAAATAATAGTCTAAACCATTATTTGGCAAGCCCATAGAGTTGATAGAACCAAGTGGAACATCTTGGTAGCGTGGCTCAGGATTTCCCTGACGAAAGTCCAAGGTTGCTGTCTTAGTGACAAAGGTTCCTGCCGCTGAGTTTTTAACCCCTTCTAACTCCTCTATCGTCATACAAGCCACACCTGCTGCATTCATCAAACAATTGTCAAACTCAAAGCCAGCTATTTGTGTTTTCGTTGATACCATGATTCTAATCCTCCAGATTCCTTTTATTGCTAATATTATATCACATTTTCAGATTTTCTCTTTGAGAAAGATATTTACAAGAAAAAGGTTCGTTTTTATCTATTTTCAAAAAGTCTCAAAACTAAATTGATAGAATTTTTAGAAAATTTTTGTTTTTCTCTTTACAGTTAAAAAATTTTCTGCTATAATGACTCATGTAATAAAATATAACAACAAAAGGAGAACGATATGACATCTGCTAAAGAATATATCCAAAGCGTGTTTGAAACTGTAAAAGCTCGTAACGGGCACGAGGCTGAATTCCTCCAAGCTGTCGAAGAATTTTTCAACACTTTAGAACCTGTATTTGAAAAACACCCTGAGTATATAGAAGAAAATATCTTGGCACGTATTACTGAACCAGAGCGCGTGATTTCTTTCCGTGTTCCTTGGGTTGACCGTGATGGAAAAGTTCAAGTAAACCGTGGCTACCGTGTTCAATTCAACTCAGCTGTTGGACCATACAAAGGCGGACTTCGTTTCCACCCAACTGTAAACCAAGGGATTTTGAAATTCCTCGGATTTGAACAAATCTTTAAAAACGTCTTGACTGGACTCCCTATCGGTGGAGGTAAAGGTGGATCAGACTTCGATCCTAAAGGTAAAACAGATGCTGAAGTGATGCGCTTCTGCCAAAGCTTCATGACTGAACTGCAAAAATACATCGGCCCATCACTTGATGTACCTGCTGGTGATATCGGTGTTGGTGGACGTGAGATTGGTTACCTTTACGGTCAATACAAACGCCTTAACCAATTTGATGCTGGTGTCTTGACTGGTAAGCCTCTTGGATTTGGTGGTAGCTTGATTCGTCCAGAAGCAACTGGTTACGGTTTGGTTTACTACACTGAAGAAATGCTCAAAGCTAACGGTAATAGCTTTGCTGGTAAGAAAGTTGTTATTTCAGGTTCTGGTAACGTTGCTCAATACGCTCTTCAAAAAGCGACTGAACTTGGTGCAACTGTTATCTCTGTATCTGATTCAAATGGTTATGTCATCGATGAAAATGGTATCGACTTCGATCTTTTGGTTGACGTTAAAGAAAAACGTCGCGCTCGTTTGACTGAGTATGCAGCTGAGAAAGCAACCGCTACTTATCATGAAGGTTCTGTATGGACTTACGCTGGAAACTATGACATCGCTCTTCCATGTGCGACTCAAAACGAAATCAACGGTGAAGCAGCTAAACGTTTGGTTGCTCAAGGCATTATCTGTGTATCTGAAGGTGCCAACATGCCAAGCGACCTTGATGCCATCAAAGTTTACAAAGAAAATGGTATCTTCTACGGACCTGCCAAAGCTGCCAACGCTGGTGGTGTAGCCGTTTCAGCCCTTGAAATGAGCCAAAATAGTCTTCGCCTTTCATGGACTCGTGAAGAAGTTGATGGACGTCTCAAAGACATCATGACAAACATCTTCAACACAGCTAAAACAACTTCAGAAACATACGGTCTTGATAAAGACTACCTTGCAGGAGCTAACATTGCTGCCTTTGAAAATGTAGCAAACGCTATGATTGCACAAGGTATTG from Streptococcus mitis encodes:
- a CDS encoding dihydroorotate oxidase; the encoded protein is MVSTKTQIAGFEFDNCLMNAAGVACMTIEELEGVKNSAAGTFVTKTATLDFRQGNPEPRYQDVPLGSINSMGLPNNGLDYYLDYLLDLQEKEPNRTFFLSLVGMSPEETHTILKKVQESDFRGLTELNLSCPNVPGKPQIAYDFETTDRILAEVFAYFTKPLGIKLPPYFDIVHFDQAAAIFNKYPLKFVNCVNSIGNGLYIEDESVVIRPKNGFGGIGGEYIKPTALANVHAFYQRLNPQIQIIGTGGVLTGRDAFEHILCGASMVQVGTTLHKEGVGAFDRITNELKAIMEEKGYESLEDFRGKLRYID
- the gdhA gene encoding NADP-specific glutamate dehydrogenase, which gives rise to MTSAKEYIQSVFETVKARNGHEAEFLQAVEEFFNTLEPVFEKHPEYIEENILARITEPERVISFRVPWVDRDGKVQVNRGYRVQFNSAVGPYKGGLRFHPTVNQGILKFLGFEQIFKNVLTGLPIGGGKGGSDFDPKGKTDAEVMRFCQSFMTELQKYIGPSLDVPAGDIGVGGREIGYLYGQYKRLNQFDAGVLTGKPLGFGGSLIRPEATGYGLVYYTEEMLKANGNSFAGKKVVISGSGNVAQYALQKATELGATVISVSDSNGYVIDENGIDFDLLVDVKEKRRARLTEYAAEKATATYHEGSVWTYAGNYDIALPCATQNEINGEAAKRLVAQGIICVSEGANMPSDLDAIKVYKENGIFYGPAKAANAGGVAVSALEMSQNSLRLSWTREEVDGRLKDIMTNIFNTAKTTSETYGLDKDYLAGANIAAFENVANAMIAQGIV